The DNA window TCTTCGGGTGAAGATCGAATCCATCCGCGCCATCCCGCTGTACGGCAAGGCGTATGAAGATTGGCCCGCCCGCTACGGAGAGCTTGAGCAGACGCGAACGCTTGTCGAGGTGCGCACCGACGCTGGCCTCAGCAGTCTCGGTAGCGTCTATACCTCCGGGCCGCTGGTGAGTGCGGCGCTTGATCTGCTGCGGCCGCTCTACACCGGCGCAAGCGCGATTGACCCGGCGGCGACCACCGAAATGCTCCACCAGAACACCTTCTGGCAAGGGCGCGGCGGCTCGGTCACACACACCATCTCCGGCATCGATATGGCGCTCTGGGATCTCCTCGGGCAAGTTACTGGGCAACCCATCTGGCGCCTGCTCGGAGGCAAATACCGGGACCGCATCCAGCCCTACGCCTCGATGTTGATGGTTGCTCCAGAACGCATGGGCGAGCGTCTACTGGCTGCAAAGGAACGCGGCTTTCGCGCCTTCAAAATCGGTTGGGGACCCTTTGGCAGAAGCGCCGCTGGTGTCGATGAGGCGATCGTCCGCGCAGCCCGTACGGCCATTGGCGACGACTGTCATCTGATGGTCGATGCAGGCGCGAGCGATGCTTTCTGGCCGCACGGCTTCAAGTGGGCGCTCG is part of the Bryobacter aggregatus MPL3 genome and encodes:
- a CDS encoding mandelate racemase/muconate lactonizing enzyme family protein; the protein is MKIESIRAIPLYGKAYEDWPARYGELEQTRTLVEVRTDAGLSSLGSVYTSGPLVSAALDLLRPLYTGASAIDPAATTEMLHQNTFWQGRGGSVTHTISGIDMALWDLLGQVTGQPIWRLLGGKYRDRIQPYASMLMVAPERMGERLLAAKERGFRAFKIGWGPFGRSAAGVDEAIVRAARTAIGDDCHLMVDAGASDAFWPHGFKWALEKSRMLKDYNVAWFEEALRPDDIDGYVELTRQSPVPIAAGEVLTRRQTFLPWIERHAVDYLQPDVTKVGGLSEQHRIGQYADDHNMLVVPHGWNTGVGLVVDLHLCAAAGNARWVEYLTPEPYLEDVFAQPFRLDGEGMLQIPQAAGYGVQWNWDGIAKLARG